A genomic window from Branchiostoma floridae strain S238N-H82 unplaced genomic scaffold, Bfl_VNyyK Sc7u5tJ_1336, whole genome shotgun sequence includes:
- the LOC118407380 gene encoding LOW QUALITY PROTEIN: peroxisomal bifunctional enzyme-like (The sequence of the model RefSeq protein was modified relative to this genomic sequence to represent the inferred CDS: inserted 2 bases in 1 codon) yields the protein MAEYSTYGSVAVLQVNNPPVNSFSHHVRQGLVDGLEKALRDPSIRSIVIAGKGRTFPVGLPEVHLGVLPGAGGTQRLPRVVGIKTAIQMITSGQHINAKQALSLGLVDKIVQGNLLKEAIRFAQSIEGRPVEGRRISQXQTVPDADKVEEVVEAARKTILRRARGAIAPMTCVQAIRASVLPFDLGMQRERELMTFLMTSWQAPAQQYAFFSEREVRRWSHPRDKRVNFKTAKPRVIKSVGVVGAGTMGVGITISLLQAGLKVVLLEVNKKQLDKAITMIQKTLSQKSASQRMSQLITTMDYSQLSDVDMVIEAVFESLKLKKEVFKKLDAITKPQAILASNTSGLDIDKIAAVTKRPDKVVGTHFFSPANVMRLLENIYGKHTSPETIATAMQLGVTIGKVGVLVGNCSGFVGNRMLGPYRAESLFLLEEGLEPQDVDKAIEEFGFPMGPFRMSDLAGGDIGWRGRIEKGLTTEQGPPPDTPPLYRHGNRYCPLPDMLCMKGRLGQKTGAGWYRYEPGSRAALPDPVVTQMIHEYRQEHGFKKRNISSQEIVERCLYPLINEGFHILDEGIAARSMDIDVIYLFGYGWPRHTGGPMYYAERVVGLERILRSLETYQARYPDHHLLQPSPLLRDMVAKGTSLAAHGADSKL from the exons ATGGCTGAGTACTCCACCTATGGATCAGTGGCGGTACTGCAGGTGAACAATCCACCAGTGAACTCCTTCAGCCACCATGTACGCCAGGGTCTGGTGGATGGGCTGGAGAAGGCCCTGCGTGATCCGTCCATCCGTAGTATCGTCATAGCTGGGAAAGGCCGAACCTTCCCC GTGGGTCTCCCTGAGGTGCACCTGGGGGTGCTGCCAGGTGCAGGAGGAACCCAGCGGCTGCCGAGGGTGGTCGGGATTAAGACTGCCATCCAGATGATCACCAGCGGCCAGCACATCAATGCAAAACAG GCCCTTTCTCTTGGCCTGGTGGACAAGATAGTTCAAGGTAACCTTCTAAAGGAGGCCATCAGATTCGCGCAGTCCATCGAAGGTCGTCCGGTAGAGGGCAGACGGATCAGCCA CCAGACCGTGCCAGACGCAGACAAGGTGGAAgaggtggtggaggcagcgcgAAAGACGATTTTACGCAGGGCTCGTGGAGCCATTGCCCCGATGACTTGCGTACAGGCCATTCGG GCTTCCGTCCTACCCTTTGACCTCGGGATGCAGCGAGAGAGAGAACTGATGACATTCCTGATGACATCGTGGCAGGCGCCCGCCCAGCAGTACGCATTCTTCTCGGAGCGGGAGGTTCGTAGGTGGAGCCATCCCCGCGACAAACGTGTCAACTTCAAAACTGCCAAGCCAAGGGTTATCAAAAG TGTGGGGGTGGTTGGTGCAGGCACCATGGGGGTGGGGATCACCATCAGCCTGCTGCAGGCAGGCCTCAAGGTCGTGTTGCTAGAGGTCAACAAGAAACAGCTGGACAAAG CTATCACCATGATCCAGAAGACTCTGAGCCAGAAGTCTGCCTCCCAGAGGATGTCCCAGCTGATCACTACCATGGACTACAGCCAGCTCAGCGATGTGGACATGGTGATCGAGGCGGTGTTTGAGAGTTTGAAGCTGAAGAAGGAAGTTTTCAAGAAGCTGGACGCCATCACCAAACCCCAGGCTATCCTCGCATCCAACACGTCTGGACTTGACATCGACAAGATAGCGGCTGTGACCAAGCGTCCTGACAAA GTTGTTGGGACTCATTTCTTTTCCCCTGCCAACGTGATGCGTCTTCTGGAGAACATCTACGGGAAGCACACGTCCCCGGAGACCATCGCCACGGCAATGCAGCTGGGTGTGACCATTGGGAAG gtgggGGTGTTGGTGGGGAACTGTTCAGGCTTTGTGGGGAACCGCATGTTGGGTCCGTACAGGGCGGAGTCCTTGTTTCTGTTAGAGGAGGGGCTGGAGCCGCAAGACGTGGATAAG GCTATAGAGGAGTTTGGGTTTCCGATGGGCCCTTTCCGCATGTCGGACCTTGCTGGTGGAGACATTGGATGGAGAGGGCGCATCGAGAAGGGCCTCACCACGGAACAGGGGCCGCCACCCGATACCCCTCCGCTGTATCGTCATGGTAACCGGTACTGTCCGCTACCAGACATGCTGTGcatgaagggtcgcctggggCAGAAGACTGGGGCAGGATGGTACAG GTATGAGCCGGGTAGCCGTGCAGCCCTGCCCGACCCTGTCGTGACCCAGATGATCCATGAGTACAGACAGGAGCATGGCTTCAAGAAGAGGAACATCTCATCCCAG GAGATAGTGGAGCGTTGTCTGTACCCTCTCATCAACGAAGGGTTCCACATCTTGGATGAGGGCATTGCTGCTCGCTCCATGGACATCGATGTCATCTATCTGTTTGGCTACGGATGGCCCAGGCACACTG GAGGACCGATGTACTATGCAGAGAGGGTTGTAGGCCTTGAGAGGATCCTGCGTAGTCTGGAGACGTACCAGGCCCGGTACCCCGACCATCACCTTCTGCAGCCCAGCCCTCTGCTGAGGGACATGGTCGCCAAGGGAACCAGCCTGGCAGCACATGGGGCAGACAGCAAACTCTGA
- the LOC118407400 gene encoding uncharacterized protein LOC118407400 (The sequence of the model RefSeq protein was modified relative to this genomic sequence to represent the inferred CDS: added 59 bases not found in genome assembly), with protein sequence MEKRHGNEEATEQDVSNANNTTAKPRETRYNELPGLSTKIEVTLPSFQPGSGSASSPSVLSPLSPHGKVHLAGPMNKMDKIVEYSTQLKEGVIDYDMYMTKLALLSLQTQIRDVPRRSASKGPKGELRISKVNIEDAIDHISAGPLVRTDAPVQVSPEPLLYRKLTTTRPTIPHNTRVIVGHSLTRRRGADRSRYPRAPFPMYDWNLHQAETLLKRNFGFYNYNSTQAKTKPPSRGVLRPLDKPPIEIRPKTFRLPSFGRIPTASREGSVDPRAALSSRGKLPTPAGSDVFQGHLKNVYASIEKAKNTQDENGGETPIPIVLSPATEDTKPEQDLPDSG encoded by the coding sequence ATGGAAAAACGCCATGGCAATGAGGAAGCGACTGAACAGGATGTTTCTAATGCAAATAATACTACCGCAAAGCCACGGGAAACCCGCTATAACGAACTGCCAGGCTTATCTACGAAAATCGAGGTAACGCTGCCGAGTTTTCAGCCAGGTTCGGGTAGTGCGAGCTCGCCATCCGTCCTGTCGCCGCTCTCCCCGCACGGCAAGGTGCATCTAGCGGGTCCGATGAACAAGATGGACAAGATCGTGGAGTACAGCACGCAGTTGAAGGAAGGGGTGATCGACTACGACATGTACATGACGAAACTCGCGCTGCTGTCGCTACAGACTCAGATACGGGACGTGCCCCGACGGTCGGCTTCTAAAGGTCCCAAAGGAGAACTGCGCATTTCCAAGGTGAACATCGAAGACGCCATCGATCACATTTCTGCCGGGCCTTTGGTTCGCACGGACGCCCCGGTACAGGTCAGCCCcgaacctttattgtacagaaaACTGACCACTACAAGGCCGACCATACCGCATAACACTCGGGTCATAGTAGGGCACTCGCTGACCAGAAGACGGGGTGCGGACAGATCCAGATATCCCCGCGCACCTTTCCCTATGTACGACTGGAACCTCCACCAAGCAGAAACGCTGCTGAAAAGAAACTTTGGATTTTACAACTATAACTCCACGCAGGCTAAGACAAAACCGCCCTCAAGGGGCGTTCTGCGGCCTCTCGACAAACCGCCGATTGAAATCCGCCCGAAAACGTTCCGACTCCCGTCTTTCGGGCGCATTCCCACCGCGAGTAGGGAAGGATCAGTGGACCCTCGGGCTGCCCTGTCCTCCCGAGGGAAACTACCAACTCCGGCGGGCAGCGATGTGTTTCAGGGACACTTAAAGAACGTCTACGCCAGTATCGAGAAAGCTAAAAACACGCAAGACGAAAACGGTGGCGAGACGCCCATCCCGAT
- the LOC118407382 gene encoding tyrosyl-DNA phosphodiesterase 2-like has protein sequence MEPAPSAQGPGATSGQDLVPQERRQLQLEFSEITGSTLDRARFYLLKNGWRLQDSINDYYDPSEEEVIDVTPAVQAPVPSSTLDTSQDVHTSSRISSERDLDTADGSEQATGTGKNQSEPVTPGFTLLTWNINGLDQRNILERTKAVCNTINSLYPDVVFLQEVIPQTFEYIEAKCDRYKAIASGTEQYFTAMLLRKSSITFISQNIQPFPTTRMMRNLLIVKAMFGSVLVCLKTTLLMARFGSVPLCLMTSHLESTKDHAAERKRQLQQVLQTVMQQDQTNTVIVGGDLNLRDTEVAAVGGLPAGTVDFWEACGSPLQFKFTWDVSKNDNLDWQLKFRPKCRFDRVYVRSSRPDQLAPESIKFVGTDRLEGCRRFPSDHWGLLCKFVKPCGRQVQQNLEQTDVSDNKTGNRAKRARTT, from the exons ATGGAGCCCGCGCCCTCGGCACAAGGGCCCGGCGCGACCTCGGGACAAGACTTGGTGCCCCAGGAACGTCGCCAGTTGCAGTTAGAGTTCTCTGAGATCACAGGAAGCACTCTGGATCGGGCGAGGTTTTACCTGCTGAAGAATGGCTGGCGTCTTCAG GATTCCATCAACGACTATTATGACCCCAGTGAGGAAGAGGTGATAGATGTGACACCTGCAGTCCAAGCACCTGTGCCCAGCAG TACCTTGGACACTTCACAGgatgtacatactagtagtcgTATCAGCTCAGAGCGAGATCTGGACACAGCAGACGGCTCAGAACAGGCCACCGGTACCGGTAAGAACCAGTCTGAACCAGTCACCCCCGGTTTTACCCTGCTGACATGGAACATCAATGGACTCGATCAGAGGAACATTCTGGAAAGAACGAAAGCTGTGTGCAACACAATAAATAG TCTATATCCAGACGTAGTGTTCCTACAAGAAGTCATTCCTCAGACGTTTGAGTACATCGAGGCGAAGTGCGACCGTTACAAGGCCATCGCTTCGGGAACGGAGCAGTACTTCACCGCCATGCTGCTGAGGAAAAGTAGCATCACATTCATCAGCCAGAACATTCAGCCCTTTCCAACCACGCGAATGATGAGAAATCTGCTGATAGTGAAG GCCATGTTCGGCAGTGTTCTGGTGTGCCTGAAGACCACACTTCTAATG GCCAGGTTTGGCAGTGTTCCCCTGTGCCTGATGACCTCGCACCTGGAGAGTACCAAGGACCATGCAGCCGAGAGGAAACGCCAGCTGCAACAGGTGCTGCAGACCGTCATGCAGCAGGACCAAACCAACACCGTCATCGTGGGGGGTGACTTGAACCTCAGGGATACAGAG GTTGCCGCGGTGGGAGGGTTGCCTGCTGGAACTGTGGACTTCTGGGAAGCCTGTGGCAGCCCACTTCAATTCAAGTTCACATGGGACGTCTCCAAAAACGATAACCTTGACTGGCAGCTAAAGTTCCGCCCCAAATGTCGGTTCGACCGCGTGTACGTCCGCTCCAGTCGCCCAGATCAGCTCGCTCCAGAAAGTATCAAATTTGTCGGGACGGACAGACTAGAGGGGTGTCGCAGATTTCCCAGCGACCATTGGGGCTTGTTGTGCAAGTTTGTGAAACCGTGCGGGAGGCAAGTTCAACAAAATCTGGAGCAGACAGACGTCAGTGATAACAAAACAGGAAACAGGGCAAAAAGAGCTAGAACAACTTGA